The DNA sequence aaaacaaaattatattaaagcTATAAAAAGGTTGATAGGCCTActtacaaaatgaaaattatgctcTACAAATGGAcctctgtatttttttgtttgcacaCCCTACACATTAGATCTAATCTAGTATATAATCTTAGAAGGTGCTAACTGAAAgacagaaagtattcagacccccttaattTTTTTACTCTTTGCTAATGCAAccatttgctaaaataatttaGGTCCATATTTTTTCCACAAATGTACACTCAACACCCCATATTgacaaaaacacagaatttacatttttgcacatttataaaaaagaaaaaaaagaaaaactgaaataaatcacatggtcctaagtattcagaccctttgctcagtattttgTAGAAgtacccttttgatctaatacagccatgagtgtttttgggaaagatgcaacacgtttttcacacctggatttggggatcctctgccattcctccatGCAGATTCTCTCCAGTTCTGTTAGGTTGGATGataaacgttggtggacagccattttcaggtctctccagagatgctcaattgggtttaagtcagggctctggctggaccattcaagaacagtcacggagttgttgtgaagccactccttcgttattttagctgtgtgcttagggtcattgtcttgttggaaggtaaacctccggcccagtctgaggtccccagcactctggagaaggttttcttccaggatatccctgtacttggctgCATTCATCattccctcgattgcaaccagtcatCCTGGCCCTGCAGCTAAAAAACatccccacagcatgatgctgccaccaccatgattcactgttgggactgtattggacaggtggtgagcagtgcctggttttcttcacaaatactgctcagaattaaggccaaaaagttctatcttggtctcatcggaccagagaatccttcagatgtgtttcttagcaaactccatgggggctaatcaagtccaatcagtataatcaaacacagctggactcaaataaAGGTGTaaaaccatctcaaggatgatcataAGAAATAGACAGCACCTGAGTTATATagtatatgagtgtcacagcacagggtctgaatacttaggacaaTGTGATACTTCcgtttttcttatttaataaatgtgcaaaaatgtcaacaattctgtgtttttctgccaatatggggtgctgtgtgtacattgaggAAATTTACtttaatgattttagcaaatggctgcaatatatcaaagagtgaaaaatttaagagGGTCTGAATtatttccgtacccactgtatatacaGTGTAATGAATGTGACTGTTTTATTTGATCACTTCAGGGTTATAAAAGACCCCTACACTTCTTGATCTCCCTGATTATTTTGAGATAATGACTGTacattattttgaagaatttttggCCTGCTGGAGAAACCTATCCTTCTTCTCAATGGACTCTTTATTGTAAGTACATTACAATTGATCTGCAGGAAGAagttaaaactttaattaaatgtatacattttctttatttccaaGCTGTTACCCCAGTTTTCACCTTGACACAGAAAGCATTATGTTTGTGATGCATGAACTGAAGGAAAATAACGTTACAGACAACACACTTCTCTCCAACTTGGACTTTGCTGAGAGATTCTTCAGAGACCATTCTCTGAAACTGTCCTCAAAATTGCTAGTcaaaggaaataataaaaaatctcatAAAGCAATACCTAACCACAAGCAGTTTATGGTACTCCTACAGATTTGTCATACATGCAGACAAATAAATTATCAGAATCACTTCATGTAAAGAAGAAAGAGAATTTGTATTGATACATGATCATGAAGGGGTCTCAATGTTTCCTTAAACACTGCAATAAAAGTAAAGGCAGCACTCCAAAACTGCTACATATtctgttaaaatatattcatatgcatttttaaagactaaagataaaattaaatcattatatcCACTActaattttagtttagttgtaattatttctaaagaaataaATCATACAATGGCATCACATTTGGAGTACAATACAGTATTTGTAATGTGCATTTTTTGTggcaagcaattttttttatagatttacatTTGCATAATTTCCTACTTCATCTGTGTTCACTGACAAAAATGTTTGATTCTATAATTCTCTTCTTATTGTTGACATTCTTTAACATCATACACATAGACAATATGTAAACAAACAActtaattttgttatttgtatttctttattcTACAAGTATTTTGCAttggattttattaattaaagtggTAACAGTCATAATAAAACTGCATAAacatttaatgtatgtttgaTAAATAATTGTGtggttgaataattttttttaaatcttcctaTTCAGCACAAAACTCtcaattctaaataaaaaaataccagttGTGTTGTTACTTATTTAACAGACCTCAATCAGCTGCTCTTTCCATCTGTAGTTCATCGATTCAAAGCCagttgctgttaaaaaaaaaaggtggaaaaTTATATTCAGTTACTAATTAAATGACAAAGAGCTTTTATGAGTTTAACTCGGCTGCATCTGATAAATCACACCACACTGGTCTGGGGCGGGGGGAATctaaagaaaatctaaatgtaccATATGCTAACACAAGacttattaacaacataattgtttCCAGGTTTTTTCTCACACTCATAATTACAGCAATAGATTGTACAGTTACATGAGACCTTGTGCTGAAGGTCAAGGTTTAGTCCAGTTATTTCAGTTAAAacaaggttgttgttgtttttttcttttctcacttCGATCTAAGTTGGCGCCCCCTTCTGTCCTGGAGGAATACTGCAGTAAATAATTCTCTATCAAACAAAATACCCCGTAATCTCATGTTTCAGAAGAACCAGAGGTCAGAGATTTCTATATGTTGCATGAAGCATAATTTTCAATGTCAACAGTTGTCTCTTTTGTGACAATTTTATTTATCCTAAGGTCTTAAGAGAACCATCTGAGTCAAACAAAAAGGTTTTGGGCAAATTCAATTCGGTTTCCTGAGCTTTGAAAGAGCAACCTTTGAGCAATAAAATTGTCCTCCAAGAAGGAATAGATTGGATACAAAGGGATGAATGATGTAGATACGGAAAGAGAAAGAGATCTGGTTTATTACACATctttgctgtgtttgtgtgtggccaGGCGGATATATGAGGTTTTTCTGTTGGTCTGTGTCCATAGAAAACAGTAAAGTTTTCACGTGTAGAGGGGTTTTATAACAGGCCCTTTGAGGAcaaatagatgtgtgtgtgtgtgtgtgtgtgtgtgtgtttatttgaatGTGAATGATTTTGCGTGTATGCGCCGCCATGGAAGAAGAGTGATGTGTGGGTAAGTGTGTTTAACAGACGTAAGTGAAAACAGGCCTTCTGGCTGTCCGCTGGAAAAGCTGTGGAAGAGATAGACATCTTCAGTCCATTACACATGCTTTCGCTTAGCATTTGAACAGCATACCATGTGAAGACATCAACTGCAGGAAACCTATTTGTGAGATTGTGTGTATTGATGTGGGATCAGTTTCTCTTCACCAAACAGCATTCCGAATCACTCAGACTGAAACTCTGACACTGTTCATCAAGCTATTTAAAGCTACACTGTATAATTAATGTTGATTATTGAGAGAGTGCATAAAATCCATCTTTAAAACTGAGCCACAAGCATAGGCTGTTTTCTTTAAAATCTAAGTGTaatacacatagaaaacatatccttgtggcacggctgacACAGATGAGTGTACACAGTTTGCGTTCAGCAGGTGTTTTcccaaaatgtttttatgttatgttggaattgttgaataaagtcattatttatttatttttctcgtACAAAAACTATTTgcatcgcttcataatgttatggataaaccactgatggcagatggagtattctgacgatgtttttcatacttttctggaccttgacagtgtaatttacttggcagtctatgggacagtcacaagcccgacggttttcatccaaaatatcttaaattgtgttcccaaGACagacaaagcttttatgggtttggaactatattggggtaagtgattaatgacaaaatattcattttggggtgcAGTATCCCTTTAAGGCAGTTCCTCTTCACCACAATCTGGTGTAATAATGTGACCTGCAAGAATTATACAAACAGTGTAGAAGAGGttttataataacaacaatcagtcacatattaaaatatatatatatatatatattttttttttttctacagaaacataatatttaattcagtctattactttgtttctttttacatGTTTGAGAAATTTCCTAGCAAAAAGTTTATGATTATGAGAACAAACTGTTAAATAGAAAAACGGTCTTTTTCCGGCCTCCAGAAAACGAGTCGGTTTTTGATTAAAGTGCAACAGTCCATAGAGACTGTGAACAGTCCTCTCCATAGCAACAAAAGCAAGAATCATGGGATTTTCCCTCTGATTCAATGAGGGCCATTCACTCAACCTGGATGACAGACACAGATACAAAATGCTGTGTATAATGTTACCAAGAAATAAAGCCATTCGCCATGAGGAAGTATTTTCCCACAGAAATGTGGAAGGGACCTTCTGAggttttgtatgtatgtgtgtctctCACGGCACATAAAGAGCTCATGCAGCGTCCTGAGCGATGAAGTAAGTCTTTTGGCAAGGACACCAGTAATTAAATACAGGTTTCGTTCTGTGTTGTGTTgagcacatacacatgcacactgtTACAGATGCTCTCGACTCATTTGTGAATGTTCTGTTTATATACAGAAGGGTAAGGTTACTGGTGCAGAGAATGGAAAAAGGCCTAACACAATAATAGGTGAAATTACATTTGGTTTAACCATGATTTGTTTGTAGACTAAGGTATTTAAGTGTTTACATATAGGAACTGTTCCATGTACGTTGCAGTAAAAATTAAAAGACTTAAACTAAATATTCATATGtactttaaatcattttatgGATGATTGGAGTGCACTGCACCACcaaaatattttacacataaaaaatgtaaagtaaaggtCAAAGTTTGAAAATGGATTTTAATTATAGAAACAATAAGCTGGGCTTTTGagctttttttcatttctttattaatttcatttcattaaataatcttTTGAGCATGTTTTTGGGATCTGGGTTTCAGTTATCATCTAAGcttcattgtattttttgttttggggTTAAATATTCTTAATCATTTTTTCTTCTAATGTGCTCTTCAACTGTGCTTAATTTACTTCAATGTTAAACTCTTcacatcattttatatttttctaccCTCTGTATATGACTACATTGCATTTCACTTTTGTATATAGTGTACCCATTAAAGTGAATTTGAAAgggctattatttatttatttatttttgaaggcTTTAAGTTAAAACCATACATTGATATCTGAAGCTGAATGTTGTTGAAACTTTTTATTTGTCACAGACTTTACAATTGTCCTGAAGACAATGTGACACGACTCAGAAgaacattaaaaacacacaacGGCAAAACTCACACACTAGGCATCCTACCACATTTATGCCTACTATATGCCACTGTTAATGTCACACGGAAAACTCATAGGGAACACAAGAGAACCTTTTAAATTGTCAATGCCCTAGATATATTTAGAGATTTAACTAAAAAGAAATctctaacaataataataacagtgagtaataatttcaacatttaggtAGTTTTAGGTAGTAATGTGGATCGCCCTACCAATGCTGACTACTCTCAACTGCTGTATAATATaccaaacagaataaaataacagCTACTTTAGACATTTCACAACATTTACACATCTGTATCCATGTTATCTATCATGTAGGACACACAGAGGCCTGAACAAAGAAAACACAGACATACCTTGAAAGTTTTTATAAAAACAGCATtgctaataaaataacattatctgAAAGCTGCATGTAAATTCATGTAATTTGTGCAAGAATAATCTTCGCATTTGTCACACAATACAATCttatatagaatagaatatatatattatcttctCTGTGCTTATTTCTAACCTGGAAGAGCACAGCTCATAACTGCTCTATGAATTCAGTTTTTCgcccattaattattatttattagttttggcTTTTTTTTATGCCCAGCATGTATTTACCATCTACTCATTAGAAGCAGAAGCATTCTAGCTGTTTTGATCGCTCACCACTATTTCTTTGAGATTTAAGTTAATCCATAATGCCACTGATATCTCCCTAATCATGGGAAAACAcaagtctgttttatttttatttttaaataactaggTCCAAGGCACACAGTAGCTCCTCCCCCTGTAACAGGTGTTGCCGCCCAGTCACAGGAGCATTTACCTCACAGTCGTAACGGGTAAGCTGGGGGAGGGGCATCGTTATGGCTCAACCCTCTGATGATCTGCTCAATAACCTTCTCGCAacatctgtgtaaaaaaaaaaaaaaaaaagaattacaaataAAACCGAGAGAGCAATTAGTCACTATGCAACCATACAAAAATAACTGATCTCCCAATATTCACGAATATTGCACACACTGACTTGTGGTCTCCATGGTGACATACCAGATGGCAGCAACAGTATCGTGGCGTGACGAAGCCCTTCTgatgatgaagcgtctggttttCTGATCTTTTTCTCTGGAAAACCATTCACCACCTGCAGCACAGAACCCTTGGAGAAAACAGCATCAACATTCACTCATAAACTCTCCTTGCacacatgaataaaatataacaattgcTTAGGCCTACTATTAATTGTAGataagtgtatttatttgtcTAAATGTCTAATTTAAACACCTGACAGGGGTTTACTTTGCTATAATCCCCAGCTGACTGCACATTATTCTGCTTATAACACAATTTATtaccaaacacaaaaacatttggaCACTAATGTACGACTCATCAATTAACGCACGCCTTATGAGGCAAAATGCTGTGTGTCTGTAATAAGCAAATCAATCATTAAGCTGtgttaactttaaactgttgtgAAAAAGCCTATGTCCTGTTGTcctttcacattaaaatccaGCAGCATATTTGTTTAGAAGTGCTTTGGATTGTTTTTACTTGTAAACAgcgcttgatctgtgcatattcaGCTGGAAGTGACAGTTTGATTTTAAAACGTCTCTAAAACGTCACGCACTgttgcttgcggtgttcggccaatctgaatgcactgggtcagttggccaatcagagcagattgCAACTGTCGGATGGAGGGACTTTGTGTTTGACAGAGGcgggacctacaataatgtacagtatttaaattttttttttttttttggacattaaagcatgtcaacatattctgttacaccaaatacacaaaataatgacatttaaaaaagcatcatatgacccctttaaagattatattatattatattatattatattatattatattatattatattatattatattatattatattatattatattatattatattatattatattatattatattatattatattatattatattatattatattggtgAGCCTCTGCTAATCACAGTCATGGAACTATCTGGtttataaacaaagttatatGAGAGAgacatacatttatacacactaACGTTCAGACATACCAGCCTCATTGCTTCAGACAGAGGTATGGTCTCCAATTTCCTCTTGAGTAGCTTTGGGTTTGTCTGACATTTAGAAGAAATATCACTGTCTTGAATAATTTCACTAGAGATTTACAGAAACatgaagagagacagaaagaagaaGGCAACAGAAAACAGACTGTTCTttaatatctgtatttatttgttcatctgtTAAGCGTTTGTTTGCAGCATAAATCAGATCAACAAAGTGTGTCTCTATGTAGATGAAGTCTCACCTGCTGTTGCCCTGGTTTGTGGTTCTAATGTTCTGTGGAAGGGTGTCACAGGACACAAAGTCTAGAGGGGCTGCTCGGAGAGCAGGGGCAGTTTGTGTGCTGCTGGAGGGGGTCAGTTCAAGCACTGAACCTGGGCTGGAACACATCGATTCAGCTGGAGAAACAGTCCGCAGCTGGAAATCATCATCCATGGGAATGTATGGAGCCAACATATCCAGATCCAAACCCACACCCTACAAAAATCATCACAAGTAACAgtaactaaatgaacacataaGTGTGCGGtacatttttatgttatgttggtATGTTCATCATTGACTTATATATTGACATCTATGTAGATGCAGAAAGTTTGAACTTCATTTTAAGTCATCTACCTGTGTATTAAATGTTGTCTTGGACTGTATATCCATGGAAAATAGTCTTTCCACATGATCCGGTTTTAGATGGTCACTTAATTCTGAATCCACAGAGAGATCAACCTGAACATGAAcaaacaaccaatccaaactcaCATTAAAAATCTATTCTTTAGAAAGAGTAAACtagaaaaatcatataaaaacatCTGTAAAGTATGAGGAAATGCACTGTAAATTTGACTAGACTCCACCTGGGATCTGGAAGAATCAGGAGCCGAAGATTGTGGAAAGGGGAAGTCGTCAGGTTGTAGATTGGCTGTGGAGACATCATCATCATTTAGGGAGGAGTAGGGAGGAGCGAGGGGTGAGAGGGGTAGCAGGGCACTTGAAGAGGGCAACATAACATCATTGTAGAGAGGAATTTCTGTCAACACAGAGATTGAGGAGTCTGCAAGAAAATTAACATAATGACGTTAAAATCCTCTGTACTTTCTTATAAATagtcaaaatatatatacaattcataCATGAATTAATTGTGAGCCATTCACATTAATAATGTTTATACTGCTTAATACCGTTTAGTTATTGTTTTAAGAACAGTGAGTGGCAGGATTATACAGAAAGGCAAGAATCTCTAACTgtagttgaataaaaaaaaaattatatgtttttttctagAAGATGTTTAATAGCGGAGGTCAAACATTAGGATGAATCAGGATGAAGCTCTTTCTTGATTCATTATTTGATTGTGTTGCCAAAAAGTaggatatttttatataaaattggcttaaaattgtaaaataaacacttttgttttttaaatgtatgcatcttTCTTTAATGATTAAATTCTGGGAGGTCACATAACAACACTGTAGCATGTAACGGTTTGCCTAAATTGAAATATTGGTGCATAGTATTGTATCCATTTATTTTGCAACACTGAAGTAAGCTATTCTCTGTGAATGTGAGAGACTTCTGTTACATTAGCtgctatatgtaaaaaaaaataaaaataccattttACAATGTCAATCAGCATAACGTGCTGTTTTAGTAcagataaaatatgaaaacacacAGAATTTACTGTAGGCTGAAATTGTGTGAATGACCATGAAACTTCCATAACTGATGGTCTCATGTCAAGAACAACTAGTAATTGTGATTTCGATAAGTCATTGTGCGGTTCAAACCTGTGCTGGTGATATCCAGTGTGAGGATTGAGTCTACTACAGTCAGTGCCTCTGGCTTCCCCTTCAGGCTGTCGTGTAGCtcatctctcacacactcttcttTCTTCTCATCCTTTGCCTCCTCTTTCAAGTCTGCCACAGTCACTTCAGTCCCGAATGACTCCTCGTGGTGttcttcctgttcctgttttATGTTTGTGCTGTTGGTTTGTTGAAGGGACAGGATTTGTTTGGGCTGTTCAATGCCACTGAAGTGAGAAAGTGAGAAAGGATGAAAATAATACTACTTATACAAACAAGCACATATTGGTATTCAGGTCGACACATGCATTTTAATGCACACATAGTGTGTGAAGTCCCACCTGAGGATATAGTTAACACAGACCACACACTGTGGCTGGGAGTTTTTACTGTTATAGATTACAGTGGCTTGAGTCTCTGCCCAAGCAAACCCTCCTGCTTTAGCCAGCAGCCGGTACTGTCCAGTACACACTTGTCCCTTCACAAACACTGCAAAGAGAGAAATACATGAAACATTATGATATAT is a window from the Carassius gibelio isolate Cgi1373 ecotype wild population from Czech Republic chromosome A13, carGib1.2-hapl.c, whole genome shotgun sequence genome containing:
- the LOC128026105 gene encoding hypoxia-inducible factor 1-alpha isoform X2 gives rise to the protein MDSVAPGKKRVSSERRKEKSRDAARCRRGKESEVFYELARELPLPHSVTSNLDKASVIRLALSYLRLRTLLKTDVLDVESELDSQWNSSYLKALDGFLMVLSADGDIVYLSESVSKCLGLPQVDYTGHSVFEFTHPCDHEELREMLAQRTGLSKKAKEQHTNRGFLLRMKCTLTSRGRTVNVKSASWKVLRCSGHIHTTDGVKKGVVEEKNMSSSYLVLICESIPHPMNIEAPLDSRTFLSRHTLDMRFTYCDERITELLGFAPVELLQHSVYEYYHALDSDHMTKAHHCLFVKGQVCTGQYRLLAKAGGFAWAETQATVIYNSKNSQPQCVVCVNYILSGIEQPKQILSLQQTNSTNIKQEQEEHHEESFGTEVTVADLKEEAKDEKKEECVRDELHDSLKGKPEALTVVDSILTLDITSTDSSISVLTEIPLYNDVMLPSSSALLPLSPLAPPYSSLNDDDVSTANLQPDDFPFPQSSAPDSSRSQVDLSVDSELSDHLKPDHVERLFSMDIQSKTTFNTQGVGLDLDMLAPYIPMDDDFQLRTVSPAESMCSSPGSVLELTPSSSTQTAPALRAAPLDFVSCDTLPQNIRTTNQGNSSEIIQDSDISSKCQTNPKLLKRKLETIPLSEAMRLGSVLQVVNGFPEKKIRKPDASSSEGLRHATILLLPSDVARRLLSRSSEG
- the LOC128026105 gene encoding hypoxia-inducible factor 1-alpha isoform X1, whose product is MDSVAPGKKRVSSERRKEKSRDAARCRRGKESEVFYELARELPLPHSVTSNLDKASVIRLALSYLRLRTLLKTDVLDVESELDSQWNSSYLKALDGFLMVLSADGDIVYLSESVSKCLGLPQVDYTGHSVFEFTHPCDHEELREMLAQRTGLSKKAKEQHTNRGFLLRMKCTLTSRGRTVNVKSASWKVLRCSGHIHTTDGVKKGVVEEKNMSSSYLVLICESIPHPMNIEAPLDSRTFLSRHTLDMRFTYCDERITELLGFAPVELLQHSVYEYYHALDSDHMTKAHHCLFVKGQVCTGQYRLLAKAGGFAWAETQATVIYNSKNSQPQCVVCVNYILSGIEQPKQILSLQQTNSTNIKQEQEEHHEESFGTEVTVADLKEEAKDEKKEECVRDELHDSLKGKPEALTVVDSILTLDITSTDSSISVLTEIPLYNDVMLPSSSALLPLSPLAPPYSSLNDDDVSTANLQPDDFPFPQSSAPDSSRSQVDLSVDSELSDHLKPDHVERLFSMDIQSKTTFNTQGVGLDLDMLAPYIPMDDDFQLRTVSPAESMCSSPGSVLELTPSSSTQTAPALRAAPLDFVSCDTLPQNIRTTNQGNSSEIIQDSDISSKCQTNPKLLKRKLETIPLSEAMRLGSVLQVVNGFPEKKIRKPDASSSEGLRHATILLLPSGMSPWRPQMLREGY